One Methanococcus aeolicus Nankai-3 DNA segment encodes these proteins:
- a CDS encoding valine--tRNA ligase — protein sequence MEMNKEYDINIEKEIQKKWLEQKIYKFDDDEKRPPYIIDTPPPYPTGRMHLGHALNWTYMDIIARFKRMNNYDVLFPQGWDCHGLPTEVKVEEIHGITKTDIDRHEFRKLCIELTDENIEKMREQINSLGISIDWDREYITMSPEYVKKSQTAFVKMHKDNLVYRGKHPVNWCPRCQTAIAFAEVEYKDRKSYLNHIKFTYAEDENKYLEIATSRPELLAACVGIVVNPEDKRYEDVVGKTVKVPLFNHEVKVYPDKDVEMDFGTGVVMVCTFGDKTDVVWVNRHNLEVKEAITEKGELSEICGKYAGMTTEDAKKQIINDLKEEGYLIKQDPLEQNVGVCWRCKTPIEIIVGDQWFVNVKELLDMVEKATNEIKWTPEHMKTRLLQWIKDMGWDWCISRQRLFATPIPVWYCKDCGEVIVAKEEDLPIDPTKECPYTCKCGNKNLTPETDVLDTWMDSSITPMAITEWETNNEFFNKRYPVQLRPQGHDIIRTWAFYTIIKSIALTDKKPWDEIVINGMVFGEDGHKMSKSRGNVVEPFEITKDYGADALRLWASNSTIGNDVPFAWKEVDYGYRFLRKFWNASRFAKMNLDDETIETIKNSINDSKIKLIVGGNDVEISNPCNCVNVDNPVDLWILSKLNRLIENVSNDLENYKFNTVGDIEKFVWHDLCDNYIEMVKYRLYNKEDSEKAKISKFNAQYTLYTVITTVLKLMAPFTPHFSDIVGEIYKIDDLHGSWCKVDKNSISQENENDGEIAKNTIVSIRRYKSNKGMPLNAPLERVEIYTNNHDYEGLLKVVEDIKGTLNINELKIINGKPELEHKISEIIPNKSKIGPEFKKDSKKVMDFVKNADNETIEKILKDGFESEFGLLTKEHVKDVKRALFSGGEIVETVNIDGLIDSIAIIQ from the coding sequence ATGGAAATGAATAAAGAATATGATATAAACATTGAAAAAGAAATACAAAAAAAATGGTTGGAACAAAAAATTTATAAATTTGATGATGATGAAAAAAGACCGCCTTATATTATAGATACCCCGCCACCATATCCAACGGGAAGAATGCATTTAGGGCATGCTTTAAATTGGACCTACATGGACATAATAGCAAGATTTAAAAGAATGAATAATTATGATGTGTTATTTCCGCAAGGATGGGACTGCCATGGATTGCCAACAGAGGTAAAGGTTGAGGAAATTCACGGAATAACAAAAACAGATATAGATAGGCATGAATTTAGAAAATTATGTATTGAATTAACCGACGAAAATATTGAAAAAATGAGGGAACAAATTAATTCCCTCGGTATATCTATTGATTGGGATCGGGAATATATAACAATGAGTCCAGAATATGTAAAGAAATCCCAGACGGCATTTGTAAAGATGCATAAAGATAATTTAGTTTATAGGGGAAAGCACCCCGTAAATTGGTGTCCAAGATGTCAAACAGCAATTGCCTTTGCCGAAGTTGAATATAAAGATAGAAAATCATATTTAAATCATATAAAATTCACATATGCCGAAGATGAAAATAAATATTTAGAAATAGCCACATCCAGACCAGAATTATTGGCGGCTTGTGTGGGTATTGTGGTAAATCCTGAGGACAAAAGATATGAAGATGTAGTTGGAAAAACAGTTAAAGTTCCATTATTTAATCATGAAGTAAAAGTATATCCCGATAAAGATGTAGAAATGGACTTCGGAACAGGGGTTGTAATGGTATGTACATTCGGAGATAAAACAGATGTTGTATGGGTAAATAGACATAATTTGGAAGTTAAAGAGGCAATAACTGAAAAAGGAGAATTGTCCGAGATTTGTGGAAAATATGCAGGAATGACCACCGAGGACGCAAAAAAACAAATAATAAATGATTTGAAAGAGGAAGGATATTTAATAAAACAAGACCCATTGGAACAAAATGTTGGAGTATGTTGGAGATGTAAAACTCCAATTGAGATTATTGTGGGCGACCAATGGTTTGTAAATGTAAAGGAATTACTTGATATGGTAGAAAAAGCCACAAATGAAATTAAATGGACTCCTGAACATATGAAAACAAGATTATTACAATGGATTAAAGACATGGGTTGGGATTGGTGCATAAGCAGACAAAGATTATTTGCTACACCAATTCCAGTATGGTATTGTAAAGATTGTGGGGAAGTAATTGTAGCTAAGGAGGAAGATTTGCCAATTGATCCAACAAAAGAATGCCCATATACATGTAAATGTGGAAATAAAAATTTAACTCCTGAAACAGATGTATTGGATACTTGGATGGATTCTTCTATTACTCCAATGGCAATAACAGAATGGGAAACAAACAATGAATTCTTTAATAAACGGTACCCCGTTCAATTAAGACCACAAGGACATGATATTATAAGAACATGGGCATTTTATACCATAATAAAATCAATTGCACTCACAGATAAAAAACCATGGGATGAAATTGTAATAAATGGAATGGTATTTGGTGAAGATGGCCATAAAATGAGTAAAAGTAGGGGCAATGTAGTAGAGCCATTTGAAATTACAAAAGACTATGGGGCAGATGCACTTAGATTGTGGGCATCAAATAGCACAATTGGAAATGATGTTCCATTTGCATGGAAGGAAGTGGATTACGGATATAGATTTTTAAGAAAATTCTGGAACGCTTCAAGATTTGCAAAGATGAATTTAGATGACGAAACCATTGAAACCATTAAAAATAGCATAAATGATTCTAAAATTAAATTAATCGTTGGTGGCAATGATGTTGAAATATCTAATCCATGTAATTGTGTAAATGTAGATAATCCTGTGGATTTGTGGATACTAAGTAAATTAAATAGATTAATTGAAAATGTATCAAATGATTTGGAAAATTATAAATTTAACACAGTTGGAGATATTGAAAAATTCGTATGGCATGATTTATGCGATAACTATATTGAAATGGTTAAATACAGATTATACAACAAAGAGGACAGCGAAAAGGCAAAAATTAGTAAATTCAATGCCCAATATACATTATACACAGTAATTACAACCGTATTAAAGCTTATGGCACCATTTACTCCGCACTTCTCTGATATTGTGGGAGAAATATATAAAATCGATGACTTACATGGGTCATGGTGCAAAGTGGATAAAAACAGCATAAGCCAAGAAAATGAAAACGATGGAGAAATTGCTAAAAATACCATAGTTTCAATAAGAAGATATAAATCTAATAAAGGAATGCCTTTAAATGCTCCATTGGAACGCGTTGAGATATACACCAACAACCATGATTATGAGGGACTATTAAAAGTTGTAGAAGATATAAAAGGAACTCTAAATATAAATGAATTAAAAATAATAAATGGAAAACCAGAATTGGAGCATAAAATATCTGAAATCATACCAAATAAATCAAAAATAGGTCCAGAATTTAAAAAAGATTCTAAAAAAGTTATGGATTTCGTTAAAAATGCAGACAATGAAACCATTGAAAAAATATTAAAAGATGGATTTGAATCTGAATTTGGTTTATTAACAAAAGAACATGTTAAAGATGTTAAAAGGGCTTTATTTAGTGGTGGGGAAATTGTAGAAACTGTGAATATTGATGGATTAATCGATAGTATTGCCATTATTCAATAA
- the ileS gene encoding isoleucine--tRNA ligase — MKEIKGKVDFREMDKEIKEFWENNEIYQKVKKLNENYPDYYFVDGPPYCSGSIHLGTAWNKTIKDTVLRFKRMQNYNVLDKAGWDMHGLPIEVKVEHEFNLQSKKDIETKVGTDVFIEKCKEFALNNKEVMENQFKNLGIWLDWENAYLPIKNDYIEAGWWSLKRAHEKELLSKDLRVGYWCPRCETSLAEHEVRGEYQDVLDPSVYVKFKVADDNSYPNTYFVIWTTTPWTLISNLLIAVNPEFDYGFVEVIFDNERKETWVIAEALVEAVIKLAKKQNNIKSYNIVKKVKGKELEGIKYVPALLEENERQKEFFQLEKVHTIVLGEHVSLDGGTGLVHTAPGFGEEDFEVGKKYNSPIYSPIDDEGKYVEGKWKGVFVKDADEDIIATLTDKNLIVNAGKKKHTYPHCWRCKTPLLFRSTEQWFLNISKIKNNIVEHAKNTDWVPNWVETRYINGVKFVGDWNISRQRYWGIPLPIWICENKDCGKYKIIGSVEELKQEMINDIPINDDLHKPTVDKIIMKCDCGCEMKRTPDVLDVWYDSGLAPYASINAKELKKADFIVEGNDQVTKWFYSQHALSEIVFDDIPYKKCMMHGFTLDETGEKMSKSIGNVVNPDDVVEEFGADLLRFYLLSANKAWEDLRFSIGEMNDVKSVFNTLWNSYSFAVNYMVLDDFSPNEEYFNYLRDEDKWIISKINSLTKEAIEVLEIPHLHEYTWKVRDFILNDLSRWYIKLIRNRTWMEKEDPDKLSAYQTLYYVLMKLVVILAPVAPHISEKIYQNLKIEGMPQSIFMTKIVVEEEYINKEVEEGIETAREIVDAILKGRDKVKYTLRYPISKIILPNELGDIVNKYHYIIKEQGNVKNIEVKEFEGNISLKPNFRTLGASFKSDVPAVVKILNSQNPKELKDKLAEGEITIDGFTIKPEHVEFKIDIPDNIVGMELRKGSVYIDIELTEEIIKDGLKREVIRRIQSMRKDMDLDIEEKIKITMEGIEFNEDALKDIEKEVRGTFEPTIECDNIQEWNIKTPNGEVYNLKIGVKKN; from the coding sequence ATGAAAGAGATAAAAGGGAAAGTAGATTTTAGAGAGATGGATAAAGAAATAAAAGAATTTTGGGAAAATAATGAGATATACCAAAAAGTAAAAAAATTAAATGAAAATTATCCAGATTACTATTTTGTAGATGGTCCGCCATATTGTTCTGGGTCCATACATTTGGGAACAGCTTGGAATAAGACAATAAAAGATACCGTATTAAGATTTAAAAGAATGCAAAACTACAATGTGCTTGATAAAGCAGGTTGGGATATGCATGGACTACCTATTGAGGTAAAGGTAGAGCATGAATTTAATTTGCAATCAAAGAAGGACATCGAAACAAAAGTAGGAACTGATGTATTTATTGAAAAATGTAAAGAATTCGCCTTAAATAATAAAGAGGTAATGGAAAACCAATTTAAAAATTTAGGAATATGGCTCGACTGGGAAAATGCCTATCTACCAATTAAAAATGATTATATTGAAGCTGGTTGGTGGAGTTTAAAAAGAGCCCACGAAAAAGAATTATTATCAAAAGATTTAAGGGTTGGATATTGGTGCCCACGATGTGAAACCTCATTGGCAGAACACGAGGTAAGGGGAGAATATCAAGATGTTTTAGACCCTTCTGTGTATGTTAAATTTAAAGTGGCCGATGATAATTCATACCCAAATACATATTTTGTAATTTGGACGACTACGCCATGGACATTAATATCAAACTTATTAATTGCCGTAAATCCCGAATTTGACTATGGATTTGTTGAAGTAATATTTGACAATGAACGAAAAGAAACATGGGTAATTGCAGAAGCATTAGTTGAAGCCGTAATTAAACTGGCAAAAAAACAAAATAATATTAAGTCATACAACATAGTTAAAAAGGTAAAAGGGAAAGAATTAGAGGGAATAAAATATGTTCCTGCATTATTGGAAGAAAATGAAAGACAAAAAGAGTTTTTCCAATTAGAAAAAGTTCATACCATAGTATTGGGGGAGCATGTTAGTTTAGACGGAGGAACCGGGTTAGTTCATACTGCCCCAGGATTTGGGGAGGAGGATTTTGAAGTTGGTAAAAAATATAATTCACCAATTTACTCTCCAATTGATGACGAAGGAAAATATGTAGAGGGAAAATGGAAAGGAGTATTTGTAAAAGATGCAGATGAAGATATAATTGCTACCCTAACTGATAAAAATTTAATAGTAAATGCCGGAAAGAAAAAGCACACATACCCGCACTGTTGGAGGTGTAAAACCCCGTTATTATTCAGAAGCACAGAACAATGGTTTTTAAATATTTCTAAAATTAAAAATAATATAGTAGAACATGCTAAAAACACTGACTGGGTTCCAAACTGGGTAGAAACTCGATATATAAATGGTGTTAAATTTGTTGGGGATTGGAATATAAGCCGACAAAGATATTGGGGAATACCACTTCCAATTTGGATTTGTGAAAATAAGGACTGTGGAAAATATAAAATAATTGGAAGTGTTGAGGAATTAAAACAGGAAATGATAAATGATATTCCAATTAATGACGATTTACACAAACCAACCGTTGATAAAATTATAATGAAATGTGATTGCGGTTGTGAAATGAAAAGAACTCCGGATGTTCTTGATGTTTGGTATGACTCTGGATTAGCTCCTTACGCTTCAATAAATGCAAAAGAATTAAAAAAGGCAGATTTCATTGTAGAAGGAAATGACCAAGTTACAAAATGGTTTTACTCCCAACATGCCCTTAGTGAAATTGTATTCGATGACATCCCATATAAAAAATGTATGATGCATGGATTCACCCTCGACGAAACTGGGGAAAAGATGAGTAAAAGTATTGGAAATGTGGTAAATCCTGATGATGTTGTTGAGGAATTTGGAGCTGATTTATTAAGATTTTATTTACTTAGTGCAAATAAGGCATGGGAGGATTTAAGATTTTCAATTGGTGAAATGAATGATGTAAAAAGTGTATTTAATACTCTTTGGAATTCTTATTCATTTGCAGTTAATTATATGGTTCTTGATGATTTCAGTCCAAATGAGGAATATTTCAATTATTTAAGAGATGAGGATAAATGGATAATAAGTAAAATAAACTCCTTAACAAAAGAAGCAATTGAAGTTTTAGAGATTCCGCATCTTCACGAATATACTTGGAAAGTTAGGGACTTTATATTAAATGATTTAAGTAGATGGTATATTAAACTTATAAGGAACAGAACTTGGATGGAAAAAGAAGACCCTGACAAACTTTCAGCATATCAAACCCTTTATTATGTGTTAATGAAATTGGTCGTAATATTGGCACCAGTTGCACCACATATAAGCGAAAAAATATATCAAAACTTGAAAATCGAGGGTATGCCACAAAGTATATTCATGACAAAAATTGTGGTCGAAGAGGAATACATAAATAAAGAGGTAGAAGAAGGTATTGAAACAGCAAGGGAAATTGTAGATGCAATACTTAAAGGAAGAGATAAGGTAAAATACACACTTAGATATCCAATATCAAAAATAATATTACCAAATGAACTTGGGGATATTGTAAATAAATATCATTATATTATAAAGGAACAAGGAAATGTTAAAAATATAGAAGTTAAAGAATTTGAAGGAAATATATCGTTAAAACCAAATTTCAGAACATTAGGGGCTTCCTTTAAAAGTGATGTTCCAGCTGTTGTAAAAATTTTAAACTCTCAAAATCCAAAAGAATTAAAGGATAAATTGGCAGAGGGAGAAATAACAATAGATGGATTTACAATTAAACCAGAACATGTTGAATTTAAAATAGATATTCCTGATAACATTGTTGGTATGGAGCTCCGAAAAGGAAGTGTTTATATTGACATAGAATTGACGGAAGAAATTATAAAAGATGGACTTAAACGAGAAGTAATAAGAAGAATTCAATCAATGAGAAAAGATATGGATTTAGACATTGAGGAAAAAATAAAGATAACAATGGAAGGCATCGAATTTAATGAAGATGCATTAAAAGACATAGAAAAAGAAGTAAGAGGAACATTTGAGCCTACTATTGAATGTGATAATATTCAAGAATGGAATATAAAAACACCAAACGGTGAAGTTTATAATTTGAAAATAGGAGTTAAAAAGAATTAA
- a CDS encoding DUF356 domain-containing protein: MVLLLIRGDNYEKIKNALADIHRHAKLTIEGKPKIMVPEAADELLKYVLGDIKKPCINACLVKIKENAPRAIDKIRKIHPPAHITIISERHEPYKYLIEDFPKMPSLKGYYKSKMEVDAEEKEKSKSNKSNKFKKPKYDRKRGSKPKSKPKSKSNSQK, translated from the coding sequence ATGGTGCTATTACTCATAAGAGGAGACAACTACGAAAAAATTAAAAATGCACTGGCAGATATCCACAGGCATGCTAAATTGACAATAGAAGGAAAACCTAAAATTATGGTTCCTGAGGCAGCTGATGAACTTTTAAAATATGTATTGGGAGATATTAAGAAACCATGTATAAATGCATGTTTGGTTAAAATAAAAGAAAATGCCCCAAGAGCAATTGATAAAATAAGGAAAATCCACCCTCCTGCCCATATTACAATTATAAGTGAAAGGCATGAGCCATACAAATACCTTATTGAAGACTTTCCAAAAATGCCATCATTGAAAGGATACTATAAAAGTAAAATGGAAGTAGATGCCGAAGAAAAAGAAAAATCCAAATCAAATAAGTCAAATAAATTTAAAAAACCAAAATATGATAGAAAAAGAGGTTCAAAACCTAAATCCAAACCTAAATCCAAATCAAATAGTCAAAAATAA
- a CDS encoding nucleotidyltransferase family protein, with protein MKTLNEIKKILLEHKKELKEKYKVKTIGIFGSYVRGEQKETSDIDILIEFYEPIGLDIVDLKEYLEKILNIEVDLIIKKSIQNPYLKKSIEEDLIYVYRSEA; from the coding sequence ATGAAAACATTAAACGAAATAAAAAAGATACTTTTAGAACATAAAAAAGAACTAAAAGAAAAATATAAAGTTAAAACAATCGGAATATTTGGCAGTTATGTGAGGGGAGAGCAGAAGGAAACTTCGGATATAGATATTTTAATTGAATTTTATGAACCTATCGGCTTAGATATAGTTGATTTAAAGGAATATTTAGAAAAAATACTTAATATTGAGGTTGATTTAATAATTAAAAAATCAATACAAAATCCTTATTTAAAAAAATCTATTGAGGAGGATTTAATATATGTCTATCGGAGCGAAGCGTAG
- a CDS encoding RNA ligase partner protein, protein MQKQRFCIDTTAITDTEVRSSLGVDGISESTKIMLDLIADSRVNLGISCHIPYPSVYDELIGFLKRENCPKETIIKVDTWLVKKTPNRYEIKLPAELLYEYIRDIRERINKGMRIGENAMYESASVSYLSIKGCNSNQNDNTKNTKNVDTNATHKEHTDEVLSKTVKSFRNKYRTALRTGTLDSAPDLDVLLLAKELDAAVVASDEGIEKWAQRLGLRFVKAKDFPFILKEYLNTYGNKI, encoded by the coding sequence ATGCAAAAACAAAGATTTTGTATAGATACAACTGCAATTACTGATACAGAAGTAAGGAGCTCCCTTGGGGTTGATGGCATTTCGGAATCAACTAAAATAATGCTTGATTTAATTGCCGACTCGCGGGTTAATCTTGGAATATCTTGCCATATTCCTTATCCTAGTGTATATGATGAATTAATTGGGTTTTTAAAAAGAGAAAACTGCCCAAAAGAAACCATAATAAAAGTAGATACATGGCTTGTAAAAAAAACGCCCAACAGATATGAAATAAAACTTCCCGCTGAATTGTTGTACGAATATATAAGGGATATACGGGAGAGAATAAACAAAGGTATGAGAATAGGGGAAAATGCAATGTATGAATCCGCATCAGTATCCTATTTATCTATAAAAGGGTGTAATTCTAATCAAAATGATAATACAAAAAATACAAAGAATGTCGATACCAATGCTACACATAAAGAACATACTGATGAGGTGCTATCAAAAACAGTAAAATCTTTTAGAAATAAATATAGAACTGCACTTAGAACGGGCACTCTTGATAGTGCCCCAGATTTAGATGTACTATTACTTGCCAAGGAGCTCGATGCCGCAGTTGTTGCAAGTGATGAAGGTATTGAAAAATGGGCTCAAAGGTTGGGGCTTAGATTTGTTAAGGCAAAAGATTTTCCATTTATACTTAAAGAATATTTAAATACCTATGGGAACAAAATTTAA
- a CDS encoding nucleotidyltransferase family protein — MGDIQLINFLKDRKDIIHNSNLNSEDGANIDKFKKIVDKIKDENSELRKPTKIVADFTEYNPLHNGHKYCLKRGKEQGIFISVLPAPLERSGRGIPYFVNRYIRAEMAIEAGADIVVEGPPMGIMGSGQYMQCIIKAFQTIGAEIIPRGYIPEKTMDKVINCINAKNHIKVKPYKIKCMETGELLGEKLEIDNYVIASMSNTIYKLNNKWNSKNNSNIKFNPKFLFIERIEGISGTKIRENIFNGNFKDIGDMLPETTINILKKYNIQDIILKRFEDRILETVNEYELNKYVPEKLANLLEQYRPFNTIDEIKEKLPYGFSKHYKERIISKLEARIEEDIISKYIMNYPSKINILGIRKNP, encoded by the coding sequence ATGGGAGATATTCAATTAATCAATTTTTTAAAAGATAGAAAAGACATTATCCATAATTCTAATTTAAATTCGGAAGATGGGGCCAATATTGATAAATTTAAGAAAATAGTAGATAAAATAAAAGACGAAAACTCGGAGCTCCGAAAACCAACAAAAATTGTAGCCGATTTTACAGAATATAATCCGCTTCATAATGGACATAAATATTGTTTAAAAAGGGGCAAAGAGCAAGGTATTTTTATAAGTGTTTTACCTGCACCGCTTGAAAGAAGTGGAAGAGGAATCCCTTATTTTGTAAATAGATATATTAGGGCAGAAATGGCAATAGAAGCAGGTGCCGATATTGTGGTAGAAGGTCCTCCAATGGGAATTATGGGTTCTGGTCAATATATGCAATGTATTATAAAGGCGTTCCAAACAATTGGTGCAGAAATTATCCCAAGGGGATATATTCCAGAAAAAACAATGGATAAAGTTATAAATTGTATAAATGCTAAGAACCATATAAAAGTAAAGCCATATAAAATAAAATGTATGGAGACAGGGGAGCTCCTTGGGGAAAAGCTTGAAATAGATAATTATGTAATAGCATCAATGTCAAATACCATTTATAAGCTTAATAATAAATGGAATAGTAAAAATAATAGTAATATTAAGTTTAATCCAAAATTCTTATTCATAGAAAGAATCGAAGGAATATCGGGCACAAAAATAAGAGAAAATATATTTAATGGAAATTTTAAAGATATTGGGGATATGTTACCTGAAACCACGATTAATATTTTAAAGAAATATAATATACAAGATATTATTTTAAAGCGGTTTGAAGATAGAATATTGGAGACTGTAAATGAATATGAATTAAATAAATATGTTCCTGAAAAGTTGGCAAATTTATTAGAACAATACCGGCCATTTAACACAATTGACGAAATTAAGGAAAAATTACCATATGGATTTTCAAAACACTATAAAGAGCGAATTATATCGAAATTAGAGGCAAGAATTGAAGAAGATATTATTTCAAAATATATTATGAATTATCCTTCAAAAATAAATATTTTAGGAATTCGAAAAAATCCGTAG
- a CDS encoding methanogenesis marker 14 protein — translation MGLMDTITNIFKKSPKIHYAKSKSVDVFELNKNPHYVVASVELGNTTVKSIITGTNMETGTTYLMGKCVKMTRDVRAPKKGEEVFGKTLWGVELTKEAVSDMVTEVLLGALKDANLKIEDLHFVVRSTGVTAGFASPDEITNMIVALADGCLKAKIPPSKMAPAMTKNQLPKPFDKYSLMDKIIFDGAVTGVVPPTGKECVANEMEGELVTAGLKVGAKWTELDFRNPCMSIDFGTTLAGRITNDKLPYANVVGNLCGLAGAVADAIVRGSGLVDKNKGAAIDIMKEKGKVNKKIAEKYAEEAHSYIIVSEVPENRDRFGTVPVVPESAKKAGTTLIGCDVGENGSDIPQLEAIGKRIMEESNIPTLLYTLDIVSADITKRLVELAHTKRLVNEKTAIGITGRAGITGEKPKLIIEKLGELNIWDKPEDHVVFIEDGLALGSSIMARCMNCLGTPKNPVGGNRGDRCILGERRKWQKQKGMIK, via the coding sequence ATGGGACTAATGGATACAATAACAAATATCTTTAAAAAATCCCCAAAAATACATTATGCCAAATCCAAATCGGTCGATGTTTTTGAATTGAATAAAAATCCACATTATGTCGTGGCTTCTGTGGAATTAGGAAACACCACAGTTAAATCCATCATAACTGGAACTAATATGGAAACTGGAACAACATATTTAATGGGCAAATGTGTTAAAATGACCAGAGATGTGAGGGCACCAAAAAAGGGAGAAGAAGTATTTGGTAAAACGCTATGGGGTGTGGAGCTCACAAAAGAGGCAGTTTCTGACATGGTAACAGAGGTATTGTTGGGAGCCCTGAAAGATGCAAATTTAAAAATAGAAGATTTACATTTTGTTGTTAGAAGTACGGGCGTTACGGCGGGATTTGCATCTCCTGATGAAATAACAAATATGATTGTTGCTCTTGCAGATGGTTGTTTAAAGGCAAAAATACCACCTTCAAAGATGGCCCCTGCAATGACTAAAAACCAACTTCCAAAACCATTTGATAAATATAGTTTAATGGATAAAATTATATTTGATGGTGCTGTAACGGGCGTAGTTCCTCCAACAGGAAAAGAATGCGTAGCAAATGAAATGGAAGGAGAATTGGTTACAGCAGGATTAAAAGTTGGAGCAAAATGGACAGAACTTGATTTCAGAAATCCATGTATGAGTATAGATTTTGGAACCACACTTGCGGGAAGAATTACAAATGATAAGTTGCCTTATGCTAATGTTGTTGGTAATTTATGCGGTTTGGCTGGTGCTGTTGCCGATGCCATTGTAAGGGGGAGCGGATTAGTAGATAAAAACAAAGGAGCCGCAATTGACATAATGAAAGAAAAAGGGAAAGTAAATAAAAAAATTGCCGAAAAATATGCCGAAGAAGCTCACAGCTACATAATTGTATCCGAAGTTCCAGAAAATAGAGATAGATTTGGAACAGTTCCAGTAGTTCCAGAAAGTGCTAAAAAGGCAGGCACAACGCTAATAGGCTGTGATGTAGGCGAGAATGGAAGCGATATTCCACAATTAGAAGCAATTGGTAAAAGAATTATGGAAGAAAGTAATATTCCAACATTATTATATACACTTGATATTGTATCCGCAGATATCACAAAAAGATTAGTGGAGTTAGCACATACAAAAAGATTAGTAAATGAAAAAACAGCAATTGGAATAACTGGTAGAGCTGGTATCACTGGAGAAAAACCAAAATTAATAATTGAAAAATTAGGGGAATTAAATATTTGGGATAAGCCAGAAGACCATGTTGTATTTATCGAAGATGGTCTTGCATTGGGTTCCAGTATAATGGCACGATGTATGAATTGTTTAGGAACTCCGAAAAACCCCGTAGGAGGAAATCGGGGAGATAGATGTATATTGGGAGAAAGAAGAAAGTGGCAAAAACAGAAAGGAATGATAAAATAA
- a CDS encoding ferritin-like domain-containing protein, which yields MVELINEHKIGTTKGTDLEKEVEANFKGECAEVGMYLAMARQAQREGLPEVAEVLKTIAFEEAEHAAKFAEMNGVISDNLKENIEMMYNGECMANNEKKAAATKAKELDIDPAHDFFDESSRDEARHAKMLKGILERYFK from the coding sequence ATGGTAGAATTAATAAACGAACACAAAATAGGAACCACAAAAGGAACAGACTTAGAAAAAGAAGTTGAAGCAAACTTTAAAGGAGAATGTGCAGAAGTTGGAATGTATTTGGCAATGGCAAGACAAGCTCAGAGAGAAGGTCTCCCAGAAGTTGCAGAAGTATTGAAAACAATAGCATTTGAAGAAGCTGAGCATGCCGCTAAATTTGCTGAAATGAATGGGGTAATTTCAGATAACTTAAAAGAAAACATTGAAATGATGTACAATGGAGAATGTATGGCAAACAATGAGAAAAAGGCTGCTGCAACAAAGGCAAAAGAATTAGATATCGACCCAGCTCATGATTTCTTTGATGAATCAAGTAGAGATGAAGCAAGACATGCTAAAATGTTAAAAGGAATATTGGAAAGATACTTCAAATAA